The proteins below come from a single Chitinophaga pinensis DSM 2588 genomic window:
- a CDS encoding zf-HC2 domain-containing protein codes for MQNLDNKDKILKIFSRVHCFNKDQLPRYVDGRLTHVEKHLLEQHLVNCELCSDAVEILQKPKFNTQYQAMGQRVQQYIRNSTDIAPQLHETERYQKKIEITESFLTYFWGAVAGILVLGLFYIIQKQVKKENKQHSFATIENIHTPAASTEPQAAIGKAHVVSAATLSTNTARQLPKDTGKAAAVSVVIADENADSDKVLYKTAMSYYHEGSLDEAMSRFTQLTADSGSRYRELAHYQLAMCYKFKHQKVKARHMFRELVEMNGRMKKRAQLALNKL; via the coding sequence ATGCAAAATTTGGACAACAAGGACAAGATATTAAAGATCTTCAGCAGGGTTCATTGTTTTAATAAAGATCAGCTGCCACGTTATGTAGATGGCCGTTTAACACATGTTGAAAAACACCTGCTGGAACAGCACCTCGTCAATTGTGAACTTTGTAGTGATGCCGTCGAGATTCTCCAAAAGCCGAAATTCAATACGCAATATCAAGCGATGGGTCAGAGAGTACAACAATATATTCGTAATAGTACCGACATCGCGCCCCAGCTGCATGAAACAGAGCGTTACCAAAAGAAAATAGAAATTACAGAAAGCTTTTTAACTTATTTCTGGGGAGCAGTAGCAGGCATACTGGTACTTGGTCTTTTCTACATTATCCAGAAACAGGTAAAAAAAGAAAACAAGCAACACTCTTTTGCCACTATAGAAAACATTCATACCCCTGCGGCCAGTACTGAACCTCAGGCAGCAATTGGTAAGGCACACGTAGTATCTGCGGCTACGCTTTCTACCAACACTGCCCGTCAACTGCCAAAAGATACTGGCAAGGCTGCGGCAGTATCGGTCGTAATAGCAGATGAAAATGCAGATTCGGATAAGGTCCTTTATAAAACGGCAATGAGTTACTATCATGAGGGTAGTCTTGATGAAGCAATGTCCCGTTTTACACAGTTAACCGCCGATTCAGGCAGTCGTTACAGGGAACTAGCACATTATCAACTGGCGATGTGTTACAAATTCAAGCACCAAAAAGTCAAAGCGCGTCATATGTTCAGAGAATTAGTGGAAATGAATGGCCGGATGAAGAAAAGAGCGCAATTAGCATTAAACAAGCTTTAA
- a CDS encoding RNA polymerase sigma factor has protein sequence MLQQLTNLPDNELMARARKLKDEEAAGILLERYSHLLAAVSLPSLNSYGNTPDDFFPSLLRRLFYSLQTQTIPKLGEWMQFFIKSQGNRTTKNTFFFPSSASSDITRLEYKVEKANTNLLQKQQLTSTMDAAFDQLDEADRDLLHEFYFEQKTFAEIAAEQGYTIEEVRTMVKSAKQELASLSLANLETAKARDGKPVADTVPEQTVTPVYARSAKREKDSNQAGATLEIQEQVTSPGRARSAKRKKDTVQEGAVLEIEEGVVSPAPAKATRRKKETIQEHATLEIQEHTVVVRPARSTKRKKEISQEEAILEIQGQHTNVAYTAPAQQETMMQGYEKLGKRTHHRNLGYIKIEKQEQVITPGYAKFGQQGQDIKDLQQGSLF, from the coding sequence ATGCTACAGCAACTTACAAATTTGCCGGACAATGAACTGATGGCCAGAGCAAGAAAACTGAAAGATGAAGAAGCAGCAGGAATATTGCTCGAAAGATATAGTCATTTACTGGCAGCAGTCTCTTTACCTTCTTTGAATAGTTACGGTAATACACCGGACGATTTCTTCCCCTCGCTTTTGCGACGACTGTTTTACAGTCTGCAAACGCAGACCATTCCCAAGCTGGGCGAATGGATGCAGTTCTTTATAAAGTCACAGGGAAACAGGACAACTAAAAACACCTTCTTTTTCCCGTCTTCCGCATCGAGTGATATCACGCGGCTGGAGTATAAAGTGGAAAAAGCGAACACGAACCTCTTGCAGAAACAGCAGCTTACATCCACTATGGATGCTGCGTTTGATCAGCTGGATGAAGCCGACAGGGATCTGTTACATGAATTCTACTTTGAGCAGAAAACATTTGCAGAAATAGCGGCTGAACAGGGCTACACCATCGAAGAGGTCAGAACAATGGTCAAAAGTGCCAAACAGGAACTGGCTTCTCTCTCTCTGGCAAACCTGGAAACAGCCAAAGCAAGAGATGGAAAACCTGTAGCGGATACCGTACCTGAGCAAACTGTGACGCCAGTGTACGCAAGATCTGCCAAACGGGAAAAAGATAGCAATCAGGCAGGGGCTACATTAGAAATACAGGAACAGGTTACCAGCCCGGGGCGTGCAAGATCTGCGAAGCGGAAAAAAGACACCGTACAGGAAGGGGCAGTATTAGAAATAGAGGAAGGTGTTGTTAGTCCCGCCCCTGCAAAAGCTACAAGGCGAAAAAAAGAAACGATACAGGAACATGCAACACTGGAAATACAGGAACACACCGTTGTTGTGAGACCTGCAAGATCAACCAAACGAAAAAAAGAAATTAGTCAGGAAGAGGCAATACTGGAAATACAGGGGCAACACACAAATGTAGCATATACAGCACCTGCACAACAGGAAACGATGATGCAAGGGTACGAAAAACTGGGAAAACGGACACACCATAGGAATTTGGGATATATAAAAATTGAAAAACAAGAACAAGTTATAACTCCGGGATATGCAAAATTTGGACAACAAGGACAAGATATTAAAGATCTTCAGCAGGGTTCATTGTTTTAA